The following coding sequences lie in one Angustibacter luteus genomic window:
- a CDS encoding ABC transporter permease has protein sequence MSDSMPAKNATADAVGAPADAQPSGEPRSEAAVSPDAALSSHDTSGGVRGLLGRVVKVQSFQILLVLFAIFLIFAALAPDTFPTWANMRLVIQNVSILAVLGVGMTYVIITSGIDLSIGSVLVFSGVVAAKAMQASGGDGWGTAILGIVLSVICGILWGVLNGYLIAKAKVPPLIVTLGTLSGALGLAQVITDGVDIREVPSVLATNIGYGNIPGTTIPTISVIALVFVIVFGIILHKTKFGLYTYAVGSNEESARRVGVKVDKHLILIYALSGAMAGVAGILSLAQYSTTAIAGQSNTSLAVIAAVVIGGTSLFGGIGTIFGTVVGLFIPAILQNGFVITGVQPFWQQVAVGAVLVVAVYIDQRRRAAASRASGTGKRSLAHLFRRSA, from the coding sequence ATGAGCGACAGCATGCCGGCCAAGAACGCGACCGCCGACGCCGTCGGGGCCCCCGCGGACGCACAGCCCTCGGGTGAGCCCCGCAGCGAGGCGGCGGTCAGCCCCGACGCCGCCCTGTCCTCGCACGACACCAGCGGGGGTGTGCGCGGCCTGCTGGGCCGGGTCGTCAAGGTCCAGTCGTTCCAGATCCTGCTCGTCCTGTTCGCGATCTTCCTGATCTTCGCGGCGCTCGCCCCGGACACGTTCCCCACCTGGGCGAACATGCGACTGGTGATCCAGAACGTCTCGATCCTCGCGGTGCTCGGCGTCGGCATGACCTACGTGATCATCACCAGCGGCATCGACCTGTCCATCGGCTCGGTGCTCGTGTTCTCCGGCGTCGTCGCCGCGAAGGCGATGCAGGCCTCCGGTGGCGACGGGTGGGGGACGGCCATCCTGGGCATCGTCCTGTCCGTCATCTGCGGGATCCTGTGGGGCGTCCTGAACGGGTACCTCATCGCCAAGGCGAAGGTGCCGCCGCTGATCGTGACGCTCGGCACCCTGAGCGGGGCGCTTGGTCTGGCCCAGGTGATCACCGACGGCGTCGACATCCGCGAGGTGCCGTCGGTCCTGGCCACCAACATCGGCTACGGGAACATCCCCGGGACGACCATCCCGACCATCTCGGTCATCGCCCTGGTCTTCGTCATCGTCTTCGGGATCATCCTGCACAAGACGAAGTTCGGCCTGTACACCTACGCCGTCGGCTCCAACGAGGAGTCGGCGCGACGGGTCGGCGTCAAGGTCGACAAGCACCTGATCCTGATCTACGCCCTGTCCGGCGCGATGGCCGGCGTCGCGGGCATCCTGTCCCTCGCCCAGTACTCGACGACCGCGATCGCCGGTCAGTCCAACACCAGCCTGGCGGTCATCGCGGCCGTCGTCATCGGCGGGACGAGCCTGTTCGGCGGCATCGGCACCATCTTCGGCACGGTCGTCGGCCTGTTCATCCCGGCGATCCTGCAGAACGGCTTCGTGATCACCGGCGTCCAGCCCTTCTGGCAGCAGGTCGCTGTCGGCGCCGTCCTCGTCGTCGCGGTCTACATCGACCAGCGCCGCCGGGCGGCCGCCTCCCGTGCCTCTGGCACTGGCAAGCGCTCGCTCGCACACCTGTTCCGACGGTCCGCGTGA
- a CDS encoding ATP-binding cassette domain-containing protein encodes MTSTSTSTPILEARGITRSFGAVRALDGADFDVHAGEVVALIGDNGAGKSTMVKAMSGNLALDAGSILFNGTEVDLSSPSVASHLGIETVFQDLALAPHLTPPQNMYLGREIPAPGFLGHFGFLDNKTMRAKSKVAFDELGATVRSFTSPVGSMSGGQRQAIAIARAVAWAKGVVFLDEPTAALGVVQTKNVLETIRRVRDKGVGVVFISHSMPHVIEVSDRVQVLRLGRRVATFQAKDTSVEQLVGAMTGALDAGAK; translated from the coding sequence ATGACGTCGACGAGCACGTCCACTCCCATTCTCGAGGCCCGCGGGATCACCCGCAGCTTCGGAGCCGTGCGAGCCCTCGACGGGGCCGACTTCGACGTGCACGCCGGCGAGGTGGTCGCCCTGATCGGTGACAACGGCGCCGGCAAGTCCACGATGGTGAAGGCGATGTCGGGCAACCTGGCCCTGGACGCCGGATCCATCCTCTTCAACGGCACCGAGGTCGACCTCAGCTCGCCGAGCGTGGCCAGCCACCTGGGGATCGAGACCGTCTTCCAGGACCTGGCCCTCGCCCCGCACCTCACCCCGCCGCAGAACATGTACCTGGGCCGCGAGATCCCGGCTCCCGGGTTCCTCGGTCACTTCGGGTTCCTGGACAACAAGACGATGCGGGCCAAGTCGAAGGTGGCGTTCGACGAGCTCGGCGCGACGGTCCGCAGCTTCACCAGCCCGGTCGGCAGCATGTCGGGTGGTCAGCGCCAGGCGATCGCCATCGCCCGCGCCGTCGCGTGGGCCAAGGGCGTCGTGTTCCTCGACGAGCCCACCGCTGCCCTCGGCGTGGTGCAGACCAAGAACGTGCTGGAGACGATCCGCCGGGTTCGCGACAAGGGCGTCGGCGTCGTCTTCATCAGCCACTCCATGCCGCACGTGATCGAGGTGTCGGACCGCGTGCAGGTCCTGCGGCTCGGCCGGCGGGTGGCCACCTTCCAAGCCAAGGACACCAGCGTCGAGCAGCTCGTCGGCGCCATGACCGGGGCCCTAGACGCAGGAGCCAAGTGA
- a CDS encoding SDR family oxidoreductase — protein sequence MTDFDGRTILVTGASGGIGGATVRHLVRAGADVVASGRSSDGLEAIAAETGARTLPFDLTSEDSVRDALDGLDVWGVVNCGGWGGEIATPMDTDIDVFDQVIAINARGTLLVTKYVSRSMIRLGRGGSIVNVSSQAGLVALSGHISYGSSKAAVDNITRVSALELGRYDIRVNSVNPTVVMTPMSAWYWGRPEIEGPFLEAMPLGRWATEDEIAAPITFLLSDAASMISGVCLPIDGGYTAR from the coding sequence ATGACGGATTTCGACGGCCGAACGATCCTGGTGACCGGCGCCAGCGGAGGCATCGGAGGAGCCACCGTCCGCCATCTCGTGCGGGCTGGTGCGGACGTCGTCGCGAGCGGCCGTTCCTCGGACGGGCTCGAGGCCATCGCCGCCGAGACCGGCGCCCGGACGCTCCCGTTCGACCTCACGTCGGAGGACAGCGTGCGCGACGCCCTGGACGGGCTCGACGTGTGGGGAGTGGTGAACTGCGGCGGCTGGGGCGGCGAGATCGCCACGCCGATGGACACCGACATCGACGTGTTCGACCAGGTCATCGCGATCAACGCCCGGGGCACGCTGCTGGTCACCAAGTACGTGTCGCGCTCGATGATCCGGCTCGGCCGCGGCGGCTCGATCGTCAACGTGTCCAGCCAGGCCGGCCTCGTCGCCCTGTCCGGTCACATCTCGTACGGGTCGTCCAAGGCGGCGGTGGACAACATCACCCGGGTCAGCGCCCTCGAGCTGGGTCGGTACGACATCCGGGTCAACAGCGTGAACCCGACCGTGGTGATGACCCCCATGTCGGCCTGGTACTGGGGCCGCCCGGAGATCGAGGGCCCGTTCCTGGAGGCGATGCCGCTCGGCCGGTGGGCCACCGAGGACGAGATCGCCGCGCCGATCACGTTCCTGCTCAGTGACGCCGCGTCGATGATCTCCGGCGTCTGCCTGCCGATCGACGGTGGCTACACCGCCCGCTGA
- a CDS encoding LacI family DNA-binding transcriptional regulator: MATMRDVAALAGVSAKTVSRVFNDDPHVRPETKERVDSALRELSYVPNTLATTFRSGRAPVIGVAVPDIADPFFGAIAKAIETLAAQHDMSVVITSLGDDGTREPRIVQSLLRQALSGLIIAPLSHDQSYLGSWTDRTPLVFVDRQPTGVLADSFTEDDHAGAHQATTHLVGHGHVRIGFVGDDASIPTTSGRLAGYRAALDEAGIEADDDLVALGAFDRASAAAACTALAGLADGPTALFSSNARATMSLVPLIRTGGLTVAGFGDFPMADMLTPAITVVDQDPAALGTLAAQRVLDRLAHPQRRYRRRTVLPVRLVERESCRSRAPRG, encoded by the coding sequence ATGGCGACCATGCGGGACGTGGCGGCCCTCGCAGGGGTCAGCGCGAAGACCGTCTCCCGGGTGTTCAACGACGACCCGCACGTACGCCCCGAGACGAAGGAGCGGGTCGACTCGGCGCTGCGCGAGCTCAGCTACGTGCCGAACACGCTCGCCACCACCTTCCGGTCCGGGCGCGCACCGGTCATCGGGGTCGCCGTCCCGGACATCGCCGACCCGTTCTTCGGCGCCATCGCCAAGGCGATCGAGACGTTGGCGGCGCAGCACGACATGTCCGTCGTCATCACCAGCCTGGGGGACGACGGGACGCGCGAACCGCGGATCGTGCAGTCGCTGCTGCGGCAGGCACTGAGCGGCCTGATCATCGCGCCGCTCTCGCACGACCAGTCGTACCTGGGCTCGTGGACCGATCGCACGCCACTGGTGTTCGTCGACCGTCAGCCCACCGGCGTGCTCGCCGACTCATTCACCGAGGACGACCACGCCGGCGCCCACCAGGCCACGACGCACCTGGTCGGGCACGGCCACGTCCGGATCGGCTTCGTCGGCGACGACGCGAGCATCCCGACGACGAGCGGCCGGCTCGCCGGCTACCGGGCCGCGCTCGACGAGGCAGGAATCGAGGCCGATGACGACCTCGTCGCGCTCGGCGCCTTCGACCGGGCGTCCGCTGCCGCGGCCTGCACGGCGCTCGCGGGGCTGGCCGACGGACCCACGGCGCTGTTCTCCTCCAACGCCCGGGCCACGATGAGCCTGGTCCCCCTCATCCGGACCGGCGGGCTCACTGTCGCGGGCTTCGGTGACTTCCCGATGGCGGACATGCTCACGCCCGCCATCACGGTCGTCGACCAGGACCCCGCCGCCCTGGGAACCCTTGCCGCCCAACGGGTGCTCGACCGGCTGGCCCACCCGCAGCGCCGGTACCGGCGCCGGACCGTGCTGCCCGTCAGGCTGGTCGAGCGTGAGTCATGCCGGAGTCGCGCACCACGAGGCTGA
- a CDS encoding LacI family DNA-binding transcriptional regulator: protein MVTMRDVALHAGVSTKTVSRVLRNEGYVRDQVRERVQASVKELQYVPNSLAVSFRAGREAAIGVAVPDVADPFFAQIIRAVEAEAKARHIGVIVSSLGNEAAHEQEAVENLLKRQIVGLITCPVGPDQSYLRPWQSRTAMVFIDRTPGRLVADSVIEDDRGGGEVATAHLLELGHRRIAFIGDDYRFRTTALRLEGYRAALSSAGALADEALVYLGATDPQAVDSALQALRSLPDPPTAIFSSNARCTLDVVPALRRLYWQDVGLVSFGDFPMAESLTPPVTVIDQDPAGVGRFAAERLFARIESPDRRMRRRTVLPVSLVVRDSGMTHARPA, encoded by the coding sequence ATGGTCACGATGCGCGACGTCGCGCTGCACGCCGGCGTCAGCACCAAGACCGTCTCTCGGGTGCTGCGCAACGAGGGCTACGTCCGCGACCAGGTGCGCGAGCGGGTGCAGGCCTCTGTCAAGGAGCTCCAGTACGTCCCCAACTCGCTGGCGGTCAGCTTCCGGGCCGGTCGTGAGGCGGCCATCGGGGTCGCCGTGCCCGACGTCGCCGACCCGTTCTTCGCCCAGATCATCCGCGCGGTGGAGGCCGAGGCCAAGGCGCGGCACATCGGGGTCATCGTGAGCAGCCTCGGCAACGAGGCGGCGCACGAGCAGGAGGCCGTCGAGAACCTGCTGAAGCGCCAGATCGTGGGGCTCATCACGTGCCCCGTCGGCCCTGACCAGTCCTACCTGCGGCCCTGGCAGTCGCGGACGGCCATGGTGTTCATCGACCGGACCCCCGGCCGGCTCGTCGCGGACTCGGTGATCGAGGACGACCGCGGCGGCGGCGAGGTCGCGACCGCGCACCTGCTGGAGCTGGGTCACCGGCGGATCGCGTTCATCGGGGACGACTACCGGTTCCGCACGACCGCGCTGCGGCTCGAGGGCTACCGGGCCGCGCTGAGCTCGGCGGGGGCGCTGGCCGACGAGGCGCTCGTGTACCTCGGCGCGACCGACCCGCAGGCCGTGGACTCTGCGCTGCAGGCCTTGCGGTCCCTCCCCGATCCGCCCACCGCCATCTTCTCCTCCAACGCGCGCTGCACGCTGGACGTCGTCCCGGCGCTGCGCCGGCTGTACTGGCAGGACGTCGGGCTGGTCAGTTTCGGCGACTTCCCGATGGCGGAGTCGCTGACCCCACCGGTCACCGTGATCGACCAGGACCCGGCGGGGGTCGGGCGCTTCGCGGCGGAGCGGCTCTTCGCGCGGATCGAGTCACCGGACCGCCGGATGCGCCGGCGGACCGTCCTGCCGGTCAGCCTCGTGGTGCGCGACTCCGGCATGACTCACGCTCGACCAGCCTGA
- a CDS encoding AAA family ATPase produces the protein MTEPVVRAVLVTGAPGAGKSTVGAVLARRLSAALLDLDTATADLTAVVADQVGVRDLDDPRLAQLTRRARYEAIVSVAVENLRLGLSVVLVAPFTTERRHGAAWAALEARLRAAGGTPSLVWLDVDAPAVAERLRRRGADRDAWKAERAPGAVAVDLAPPDVPHLRADAARSPGEIAEAIQQMLP, from the coding sequence GTGACTGAGCCGGTCGTCCGCGCCGTCCTCGTGACGGGTGCGCCGGGGGCCGGGAAGAGCACGGTGGGCGCCGTGCTCGCCCGGCGGCTCTCCGCGGCGCTGCTCGACCTGGACACCGCGACCGCCGACCTGACGGCGGTGGTCGCCGACCAGGTAGGCGTGCGCGACCTCGACGACCCGCGGCTGGCCCAGCTCACCCGACGGGCCCGGTACGAGGCGATCGTCTCGGTCGCGGTGGAGAACCTGCGGCTGGGCCTGAGCGTCGTCCTCGTCGCGCCGTTCACGACGGAGCGCCGGCACGGCGCGGCCTGGGCGGCGCTCGAGGCCCGCCTTCGCGCCGCCGGGGGGACGCCGTCCCTGGTGTGGCTGGACGTCGATGCCCCTGCGGTCGCGGAACGGCTGCGCCGGCGCGGCGCCGACCGTGACGCCTGGAAGGCCGAACGAGCACCTGGCGCGGTCGCGGTGGACCTGGCGCCGCCGGACGTCCCGCACCTTCGCGCCGACGCCGCCCGGTCGCCGGGCGAGATCGCCGAGGCGATTCAGCAGATGCTGCCCTGA
- a CDS encoding tagatose-bisphosphate aldolase, producing MNELTTLERRAMAAISTDSGRMLIVAADQRNGMKAVMTDAPDGPGSVTLEQLAAAKSDLVRYLGNEAPAILLDPEVALPALVDDGTLARGTALVVGMDASGFETVDGLKYTHFVEGVTARTVRELGGDVAKMLWYLRPDKQDAQSRVGDEIRDLVKACEAEGLLLIVEILTYRLEGESEADYQAAFPQLVADAARISVECGAKVLKLPYPGSAEASAAVTAAAAGVPWAVLSAGVDHETFIKQVAIAVANGASGAMAGRSLWKDSLAVSPETREDLLTTRALPRLRELAAAVEGPRAG from the coding sequence ATGAACGAACTCACGACGCTCGAGCGACGGGCCATGGCCGCCATCTCGACCGACTCGGGACGGATGCTGATCGTCGCCGCTGACCAGCGCAACGGGATGAAGGCCGTGATGACCGACGCGCCGGACGGGCCCGGCTCCGTGACGCTGGAGCAGCTCGCGGCCGCGAAGTCCGACCTCGTGCGGTACCTGGGCAACGAGGCGCCGGCGATCCTGCTCGACCCGGAGGTCGCGCTGCCCGCCCTGGTGGACGACGGGACGCTCGCCCGCGGAACGGCTCTCGTCGTCGGCATGGACGCCTCGGGCTTCGAGACGGTCGACGGCCTGAAGTACACGCACTTCGTCGAGGGAGTGACCGCCCGGACGGTGCGCGAGCTCGGCGGCGACGTCGCCAAGATGCTCTGGTACCTGCGGCCGGACAAGCAGGACGCCCAGTCCCGGGTGGGCGACGAGATCCGCGACCTGGTGAAGGCCTGCGAGGCCGAGGGGCTGCTGCTCATCGTCGAGATCCTCACCTACCGGCTCGAGGGTGAGAGCGAGGCCGACTACCAGGCGGCGTTCCCGCAGCTGGTGGCCGACGCCGCGCGCATCAGCGTCGAGTGCGGCGCCAAGGTGCTGAAGCTTCCGTACCCCGGCTCGGCCGAGGCCAGCGCTGCCGTCACGGCGGCTGCCGCAGGCGTGCCGTGGGCCGTGCTCTCGGCCGGCGTCGACCACGAGACGTTCATCAAGCAGGTGGCGATCGCCGTCGCCAACGGCGCCAGCGGGGCGATGGCGGGCCGCTCGCTGTGGAAGGACAGCCTCGCGGTGTCGCCCGAGACCCGGGAGGACCTGCTGACCACCCGGGCCCTGCCCCGCCTGCGCGAGCTCGCGGCGGCCGTCGAGGGTCCGCGAGCAGGGTGA
- a CDS encoding FGGY-family carbohydrate kinase yields MSRRLVAGLDLGSTGLKVLVVDEDGAEVLVRQCPTPWRQGANGTTEIDATSLVDSVRQLLTAAAAQLRKSPGEADASVAALAVSGMGETGFLVDRRGQAVAPGFAWFDPRGVDQIDALPIVLRAQFAGRTGLPAGAQVSVAKLLHLRDAGLDLRGLRWFNLPEFVAAALGADEVSEYSLTSRTGLIDQDTGQPWPELLEHLGVGADLLPPLVEAGANLGVADADWVPAGFDGARVTVAGHDHLVSAVSAGAIPDDRYHVSMGTAEVLLRVLDEPLPFAARARLADHLINCVRHVVPGKTVVVAGVKTGLLMRRALLLSGISDHEGRDRLDREASALPLDGELGDGAVDVRGARNDDGVLSLTVRGDGVTSAELFNAVLRHGNDEVQLLIEAMDAEIPPARSTLLTGGWAAMKSVQRARSTVLPGLIVSDRAQDTAYGAAMFALGLLQTTSTCSNT; encoded by the coding sequence GTGAGTCGTCGACTGGTCGCGGGTCTGGACCTGGGCAGCACCGGGCTCAAGGTGCTCGTCGTGGACGAGGACGGCGCGGAGGTGCTCGTCCGGCAGTGCCCGACGCCGTGGCGCCAGGGTGCCAACGGGACCACGGAGATCGACGCCACGAGCCTCGTCGACAGCGTGCGCCAGCTGCTCACTGCCGCCGCCGCGCAGCTGCGCAAGAGCCCGGGCGAAGCCGACGCGTCCGTTGCCGCCCTGGCCGTGTCGGGCATGGGGGAGACCGGCTTCCTGGTGGATCGTCGGGGGCAGGCCGTCGCGCCGGGCTTCGCCTGGTTCGACCCGCGCGGGGTCGACCAGATCGACGCGCTGCCGATCGTCCTCCGGGCCCAGTTCGCCGGCCGGACGGGGCTGCCCGCCGGCGCCCAGGTCTCGGTCGCGAAGCTGCTCCACCTGCGGGACGCGGGCCTGGACCTGCGCGGCCTGCGCTGGTTCAACCTTCCCGAGTTCGTCGCCGCGGCCCTCGGGGCGGACGAGGTCAGCGAGTACTCGCTCACCTCACGGACCGGCCTGATCGACCAGGACACCGGGCAGCCCTGGCCCGAGCTCCTCGAGCACCTCGGAGTCGGTGCCGACCTGCTGCCCCCGCTCGTCGAGGCGGGCGCCAACCTCGGCGTCGCCGACGCGGACTGGGTCCCCGCTGGCTTCGACGGTGCGCGGGTCACGGTGGCCGGCCACGACCACCTGGTCTCGGCGGTCTCCGCCGGCGCGATCCCTGACGACCGCTACCACGTCTCGATGGGCACGGCCGAGGTGCTGCTGCGCGTCCTGGACGAGCCGCTGCCGTTCGCGGCCCGGGCCCGGCTGGCCGACCACCTGATCAACTGCGTGCGCCATGTCGTGCCAGGCAAGACGGTGGTCGTCGCCGGCGTGAAGACGGGGCTGCTGATGCGCCGCGCCCTGCTGCTGTCCGGGATCTCCGACCACGAGGGCCGCGACCGGCTGGACCGGGAGGCCTCCGCGCTCCCGCTCGACGGCGAGCTCGGCGACGGCGCCGTCGACGTCCGCGGTGCTCGCAACGACGACGGCGTGCTGTCCCTGACCGTCCGCGGTGACGGCGTCACCAGCGCGGAGCTGTTCAACGCCGTCCTGCGACACGGCAACGACGAGGTCCAGCTGCTCATCGAGGCCATGGACGCCGAGATCCCGCCCGCCCGCTCGACGCTGCTCACCGGCGGCTGGGCCGCGATGAAGAGCGTGCAGCGCGCACGCAGCACCGTCCTGCCCGGACTGATCGTGTCCGACCGCGCGCAGGACACGGCCTACGGAGCGGCGATGTTCGCCCTGGGCCTCCTCCAGACCACGAGCACCTGCTCGAACACCTGA